The Methanobacterium sp. Maddingley MBC34 sequence CGATCTTGATGATTTTATTTAAATTAGGGGTAGTAATGTATTTTTATTATAAAAAGTGGTATCTATGAATATTTTTGAGGAATTGGGCGAAAAAAATTCGGTATTTAAATGTAAAAAGTTTCTGGACCATAGATTTTTACCTGATAATCTTCCTCATCGTGAAGATCAGATCAAATCCGTGGCTAAATATTGGGTTGAAGCATTGAAAAATGTAACGCCTCCTGATGTTACTGTTTATGGTAAGACTGGTACCGGAAAAACTGCAGTGGCTAAATTTGCTAAGAAGCAGCTGGACCAGATTTCCAAGGAAAAAAACGTTAATATTCGGGTAGAATACATTCGTTGCACGGATTTTACCACGGAATATCAAGTCATTGCTCGTTTATGCCAGCAAATGGGTCAAGATGTTCCTTACAGAGGGTGGACTAAGGCAGAAGTGATAAATGCATTCCGTAACCTTTTCAAGAAAAACGTCTTTGGCAGTGATCTGATTTTAATTATAATACTGGATGAAATTGATATTTTGTTGAAAAATGATGGTGATGGTTTACTTTACACGCTTACCAGGACTGATAATGTTTCCATAGCATCCATTAGTAATTTCGTGGACTTTAAACAGTTCATCAAACCCCGAGTGCGCAGCAGTCTCCGTGACCGAGAGATTGTCTTCCCCCCATACAATGCCCAGCAACTGGTTGACATTCTACAAGAACGTTCTAAATTATCCTTCAACGATGGAGTGTTGTATGATGAAGTCATACCTCTCTGTGCAGCACTAGCCGCTAAAGAAGAAGGTGATGCCAGGTATGCATTGGATTTACTTCGAACTTCCGGTGAATTAGCTGATGAAAAGAGTACAGACATGGTTCACGAGGAATATGTACGGGAGGCCAAGGATCAAATTGAACATAACAAAGTCACTGATATTGTAATGACCCTTCCCAGTCAGCAGCAGAAGGTTCTAGAATCACTGATATTCTTAACCAAACGTAAAGAGGAAATAACCTCTGGAAGACTTTACGATGTTTACAAAGATATAACCAAGGGAGATTCCGTATCATACCGAAGAATATTTGATTTTATTAATGAATTAGAGATGTTAGGACTTATATCTACAAAAACAGTATCAAGAGGTAGAGGTAAGGGAAGAACAAATCTTATCACCCTGCAATGTGATATGGGGCTATTGGAAGATGCCATGTGGAGTGGTTAACACCACTTTATTTTGCAAATATTTTTTAATTCCAAAAATTATCTTCAAATGCCTTTTAAATTAATAACCAAACGTTAATATTTTTTTATTTTATTTATTGAGTA is a genomic window containing:
- a CDS encoding orc1/cdc6 family replication initiation protein (PFAM: ATPase family associated with various cellular activities (AAA); CDC6, C terminal~TIGRFAM: orc1/cdc6 family replication initiation protein); translation: MNIFEELGEKNSVFKCKKFLDHRFLPDNLPHREDQIKSVAKYWVEALKNVTPPDVTVYGKTGTGKTAVAKFAKKQLDQISKEKNVNIRVEYIRCTDFTTEYQVIARLCQQMGQDVPYRGWTKAEVINAFRNLFKKNVFGSDLILIIILDEIDILLKNDGDGLLYTLTRTDNVSIASISNFVDFKQFIKPRVRSSLRDREIVFPPYNAQQLVDILQERSKLSFNDGVLYDEVIPLCAALAAKEEGDARYALDLLRTSGELADEKSTDMVHEEYVREAKDQIEHNKVTDIVMTLPSQQQKVLESLIFLTKRKEEITSGRLYDVYKDITKGDSVSYRRIFDFINELEMLGLISTKTVSRGRGKGRTNLITLQCDMGLLEDAMWSG